The segment GTGGCAAATAAATATCAGACAGGATTTGACCAGCCGTTGTTGCATACAATGTACGTTGATAAATCTTTAAATGGTATTGCAGCGGTTCAGACACTGAGCAGGGCTAACAGGATATATGAAAATAAAAATGACACCCTGATCCTGGACTTTGCAAACCAGACAGATGTGATTCAGAAGGCATTTGAACCATTTTATGAGGTGACTTACCTTAAAGAAGCCACAGATCCCCACAAACTCTACGAACTACAGGACAAACTTCTTGATTACCATGTCTTTGATGAGGAGGATATTGACACATTCGTGAATGCCTACAAAAAAGGAGAAAACCAGCAGGAGCTCCATAACATTCTAAGTCCTGTTGTAAAGGAATTTAAGAAGATTGAAAAGGAGGATCAGGTTGGATTTAAGAAAACACTGAGAAGGTACCAGAACATTTACTCTTTCCTCTCACAGCTGATTCCATTCAGTGATGTGAAGCTTGAAAAACTTTACATCTTCAACAAGTTCCTGAATAAAAAGCTTCCTACCATCAACGATCCATTACCCTTCAACGTCCTTGAGGATGTGGATATGGACTCCTACAAAATCGCAGACAAAGGTGAAAGTGTAATTCCGCTTACAGGAAATGGTGAGTTACAATCTGCCTCAGATGGTGCTGCAAACTACACTGAAGATGAACTGGAGAAATTATCCCAAATAATCAAGGATTTGAACGACGCATTCAACACAGACTTTACAGATGATGATAAAGTGTTCCTTGAACGTGTGAAAGACAACCTGCTGGATAACCCGGAATTAATAGAGAAAATGGAGCACAACTCCAAGGAAAACGTTGAAGCTGTATTTGATAAATATTTCAACAGGGAAATGACAGGACTCCTCAATAGCAACATGGCCCTCTTCAAAAGGGTTAACGATAATGATGAATTGAGAGATAAACTAAGATACGCACTCTTTGATTTGATATATGAAGATTTTGGGAATAAAAATAAAGAATAAATATGGTACTATTAAGCAAATAATTAATTAGTAACCCCCCTCAATTGAAGATTGATAAAATTTGATTTATCATAAAACCCCTAACTTTAGATTGGAGGTTAATGTATGTTTTCTCCTGTATTTGGTTACACCAATAAAATTGTTAATAACATAGCAGGAATTGAGTTTGACCGGGGCACCATAAATCAATCAATGGTTCTTCCAGAAATTGAAGTTATTTTGAGAAAAAATGCCCTCATCAGGTCTGTTCATGCTTCTACAGCCATTGAAGGAAACACTTTAACAGTGAATGAAGTGAACAATCTTTACAAGGGAGTACATGTTACTGCAAGAGAGAAAGAAAAACAGGAAGTACTGAACTACTTTGATTTTCTGGGAAAAATTGATAAGTACCATAAAAAAGGTAAAATCACCGAAAAATTACTTTTGAAAATTCATAAAGAAATATCCAAGAACACCCTAAATCAAATCTTTTGAAGGCCACTACAGAACTGTTGAAGTTAGGGTAGAAAATTTAAGGACAGGAGAAGTCAGATACAGACCTCCTGATTATGTGAAGGTACCTAAACTCGTGAAAAACTTAATTGAATGGATCAATAACTCTGAAAATATTTCACCCCTGATTGTGGCGGGTGTGGCACACTATGAGCTTGTTCGGATTCATCCATTTGTGGATGGTAATGGGCGAACTGCAAGAGCCCTAGCTGCATTGATCCTGTTTACAAGGGGGTACGATACCCGTTACATTACAGTAGATGAATACTATGATAAGGATCGGAAACTTTATGTTGATGCACTGAAGACTGCTGATGACAGTGGCGATCTAACGGGGTGGCTTGAATATTTCACCGAGGGTTTTCTAATATCTGTTTCAAAGGCTG is part of the Methanobacterium aggregans genome and harbors:
- a CDS encoding Fic family protein — translated: MKSFEGHYRTVEVRVENLRTGEVRYRPPDYVKVPKLVKNLIEWINNSENISPLIVAGVAHYELVRIHPFVDGNGRTARALAALILFTRGYDTRYITVDEYYDKDRKLYVDALKTADDSGDLTGWLEYFTEGFLISVSKAVNELLKPLMIKHGDIDLTENQSKIISFIQENGKITNSETRNLLDISSQSAYKNLQKLQDLGIVTRKGSGRSTHYIFGRVDERLRKKLMKNLIYY